The following proteins come from a genomic window of Helicobacter canadensis MIT 98-5491:
- a CDS encoding chemotaxis protein, translating to MSNLSNVDQITNLHRNNELQLLCFRLEKDKDLYAVNVFKIREVVKYRGEITIVSHGGSSLVEGLITIRELTIPLIDLKKWFYYDSRDKSRNLEPYGIKREDGDDEVIMICEFSKWTVGVRIYEADRILNKKWTEIEQSAGIGNSGLNSKLVSRTRYFDGRLVQVVDIEKMLVDVFPWIEDEKNDEIDKIKQIVTSNEVLLADDSPSVIKTMQNILNKLGVSYKTFSNGQKLLDYIFAKDTDISKIGIIITDLEMPEASGFEVIKQVKNNPLTAHIPVVVNSSMSGSSNEDMARSLKANEFISKSNPIEVEDALRRFMIK from the coding sequence ATGTCAAATCTATCAAATGTTGATCAAATAACCAATCTCCATAGAAATAATGAATTGCAACTTCTTTGTTTTAGGTTAGAGAAAGATAAAGATTTATATGCAGTGAATGTTTTTAAGATTCGTGAGGTAGTGAAATATCGAGGAGAAATCACAATTGTTTCTCATGGGGGAAGTTCATTGGTGGAAGGGTTAATCACAATTAGAGAATTAACTATTCCACTCATTGATTTAAAAAAGTGGTTTTATTATGATTCAAGAGATAAATCAAGAAACCTTGAGCCTTATGGAATTAAGCGAGAAGATGGCGATGATGAAGTTATTATGATCTGCGAGTTTTCTAAATGGACGGTTGGTGTTAGGATTTATGAAGCTGATCGAATCTTGAATAAAAAATGGACAGAGATAGAACAAAGTGCTGGAATTGGAAATTCAGGATTAAATAGTAAATTAGTGAGCCGAACGCGTTATTTTGATGGACGCTTGGTTCAAGTTGTAGATATTGAAAAAATGTTGGTTGATGTATTTCCTTGGATTGAAGATGAAAAAAATGATGAAATTGACAAAATTAAACAAATTGTAACAAGCAATGAAGTTTTATTGGCAGATGATTCTCCAAGTGTTATTAAGACAATGCAAAATATTCTCAATAAACTTGGAGTAAGCTATAAGACTTTTTCCAATGGACAAAAATTGCTTGATTATATTTTTGCTAAAGATACAGATATTTCTAAAATAGGGATTATTATTACTGACTTAGAAATGCCAGAAGCAAGTGGATTTGAGGTTATTAAGCAGGTCAAAAATAATCCTTTAACAGCTCATATTCCTGTTGTTGTTAATTCTTCGATGAGTGGAAGTAGTAATGAAGATATGGCTCGTTCTTTAAAAGCTAATGAGTTTATTTCAAAATCTAATCCAATAGAAGTGGAAGACGCATTAAGACGCTTTATGATTAAATAA
- a CDS encoding ABC transporter ATP-binding protein, which yields MKVFLKRFYPYIREYKLYFFYAIIGTIMVAVASSASAYLVKPVLDDIFIKKDITMLQVLPFLVVLAYFSKGLGAYIQTYYMNFVGQDIVRRLKDILLDKMLTFEMEFFNRYRNGELISRITGDIGAVQGAVSNYFIEGIRESLTILGLVGVVIYQSPELAFYGLVVMPLALYPITLIARKMRHASAKMQQKNADLSAKLIEIFNNIELIKASSGETIEKEEFAKHNKDLFKLSMKTVRVSELTSPLMETLGAIAIAVVIFIGGHKVINNEISTGAFFSFVTALFMLYTPFKRVSGLYAKIQVAFAAGDRIFEMLDRKAKIKDGSEVLKNEVKEIAFRDVDLFYGEKQALSKINLTIHKGESIALVGSSGGGKSSLVNLLLRLYEPNNGSVEINGCNIQDFTQASLRSKVAIVTQRIFIFNDSIAKNIAYGGVIDEIKVKEALHRARILDYVESLPNGIHTILEEFGANLSGGQRQRIAIARALYKNPEILILDEATSALDNKTEEEFRDALNEVIKDRIVIIIAHRFSTVSLANRIYFFQHGRIIANGTQKELLEKCEAFKEYYKNL from the coding sequence TTTTTTTTATGCTATTATAGGGACGATTATGGTGGCAGTTGCAAGTAGTGCAAGTGCCTATTTAGTTAAACCTGTTTTGGATGATATCTTTATTAAAAAAGATATAACTATGTTGCAAGTTTTACCTTTTTTAGTGGTTTTAGCCTATTTTTCTAAAGGACTTGGAGCCTACATTCAAACTTATTATATGAATTTTGTGGGACAAGATATTGTAAGACGACTTAAAGATATTTTGTTAGACAAAATGCTAACTTTTGAAATGGAATTTTTCAATCGCTATCGCAATGGAGAGTTGATCTCTAGAATCACCGGTGATATTGGTGCGGTGCAGGGTGCAGTGTCAAATTATTTTATTGAAGGTATTAGGGAGAGCTTGACTATATTAGGACTTGTTGGAGTGGTGATTTATCAAAGTCCTGAGTTGGCTTTTTATGGGCTTGTAGTAATGCCTTTAGCGCTTTATCCTATCACGCTTATTGCAAGAAAAATGCGCCACGCTTCTGCAAAAATGCAGCAAAAGAATGCGGATTTGTCTGCGAAATTGATAGAAATTTTTAATAACATTGAATTAATTAAGGCAAGTTCTGGAGAAACTATAGAAAAAGAAGAATTTGCAAAACACAACAAGGATCTTTTTAAGCTTTCTATGAAAACGGTGCGTGTTTCGGAATTAACTTCGCCATTAATGGAAACTCTAGGGGCAATTGCGATTGCTGTGGTGATTTTTATTGGGGGGCATAAAGTTATCAATAACGAGATTTCCACAGGGGCGTTTTTTTCTTTTGTAACAGCACTTTTTATGCTTTATACGCCCTTTAAACGCGTAAGTGGTCTTTATGCTAAAATACAAGTTGCTTTTGCTGCTGGGGATAGAATCTTTGAAATGCTAGATAGAAAAGCTAAAATTAAAGATGGAAGTGAAGTTTTAAAGAATGAAGTAAAAGAGATTGCTTTTAGGGATGTGGATTTATTTTATGGAGAAAAACAGGCTTTAAGTAAAATTAATCTTACAATTCACAAGGGTGAAAGTATAGCGTTAGTAGGAAGTAGTGGAGGAGGTAAAAGCTCACTTGTAAATTTATTGTTGCGTTTGTATGAGCCAAATAACGGAAGTGTAGAGATAAATGGTTGTAATATTCAAGATTTTACTCAAGCTAGTTTGAGGTCAAAAGTGGCGATTGTTACGCAGCGAATATTTATTTTTAATGATAGTATCGCAAAGAATATTGCTTATGGAGGCGTAATAGATGAAATAAAAGTTAAAGAAGCGCTTCATAGAGCAAGAATCTTGGATTATGTTGAATCGCTTCCTAATGGAATTCATACAATTTTAGAAGAGTTTGGGGCAAATTTAAGTGGAGGGCAAAGGCAGAGAATTGCTATTGCAAGAGCACTTTATAAGAATCCTGAGATTTTAATTTTAGATGAAGCTACAAGTGCATTGGATAATAAAACAGAAGAAGAATTTAGAGATGCACTTAATGAAGTCATCAAGGATAGAATTGTTATTATTATTGCCCATAGGTTTTCTACGGTTTCTTTAGCCAATAGAATTTATTTCTTTCAACACGGAAGAATTATTGCTAATGGCACACAAAAGGAGTTGTTAGAAAAATGTGAAGCTTTTAAGGAATATTATAAAAATCTTTAA